The following are from one region of the Mycolicibacterium diernhoferi genome:
- a CDS encoding TetR/AcrR family transcriptional regulator — MRTHGWSGDAPASDEEAVARILAAAGRAIDERGADFSIADVARTLGVTRQTVYRYFPSTEALLMQAGMVAATDFLERLATHLQGITDPADAATEAIATALEWLPKDKHIGLLLAPGRTSVLTESVTSDIALQFAQSVVRHFDVDWAAAGFGDDDLDELAEHLLRVIQSFVIDPGRPPRTGTALRDYLRRWVAPALRG, encoded by the coding sequence GTGCGTACCCACGGGTGGTCCGGCGACGCGCCGGCCAGTGACGAGGAGGCCGTCGCCCGGATCCTCGCCGCCGCCGGCAGAGCCATCGACGAGCGCGGCGCGGACTTCTCCATCGCCGACGTCGCCCGCACCCTCGGTGTCACCCGCCAGACCGTGTACCGCTACTTCCCGAGCACCGAGGCGCTGCTGATGCAGGCCGGCATGGTGGCCGCCACCGATTTCCTGGAGCGGTTGGCCACCCACCTGCAGGGCATCACCGACCCGGCGGATGCAGCCACCGAGGCCATCGCCACCGCGCTGGAATGGCTGCCCAAGGACAAGCACATCGGGCTGCTGCTGGCTCCCGGTCGCACCTCGGTGCTGACCGAGTCGGTGACCTCCGATATCGCGCTGCAGTTCGCCCAGTCGGTGGTGCGCCACTTCGATGTCGATTGGGCCGCAGCGGGATTCGGCGACGACGATCTCGACGAGCTGGCCGAACACCTGCTGCGCGTCATCCAGTCGTTCGTCATCGACCCCGGACGGCCGCCGCGCACCGGGACCGCGCTACGCGATTACCTGCGACGCTGGGTGGCCCCGGCGTTGCGCGGCTGA
- a CDS encoding carboxymuconolactone decarboxylase family protein — MTDRRKQGLQKMNEVYGWEMPDIEGDPYFDLTVEHLFGTIWTRPGLSMRDKRLLTLAAVTAVGNSDLAEIQVNAALHNEEITAEELKEVAVFLTHYLGFPLGSKLDGAVSKVVRNRKKAAEKGSGEDRKANVNAAVKMHSGKTLDDE; from the coding sequence ATGACCGATCGGCGCAAGCAGGGCCTGCAGAAGATGAACGAGGTCTACGGCTGGGAGATGCCCGATATCGAGGGCGACCCGTACTTCGATCTGACCGTCGAGCATCTCTTCGGCACCATCTGGACCCGCCCCGGCCTGTCGATGCGGGACAAGCGCCTGCTGACGCTGGCCGCGGTCACCGCGGTCGGGAACTCCGATCTGGCCGAGATCCAGGTCAACGCGGCGCTGCACAACGAGGAGATCACCGCCGAGGAACTCAAGGAGGTGGCGGTCTTCCTGACCCACTATCTCGGGTTCCCGCTGGGGTCCAAGCTCGACGGAGCCGTGAGCAAGGTGGTGCGCAACCGGAAGAAGGCCGCCGAGAAGGGATCTGGCGAAGACCGGAAGGCGAACGTCAACGCCGCGGTGAAGATGCACTCCGGGAAGACCCTCGATGACGAGTAG
- a CDS encoding NAD(P)-dependent oxidoreductase, giving the protein MSDTAPKLGYIGLGNQGAPMAKRLADWPGGLIVYDVRTEAMTPLAELGAELADSVADVAKADVISVTVLNDAQVRDVVGQLAEHAATGTVIAIHSTIEPDTAAQLAERLRPKGIHIVDAPVSGGAGAADKGELAVMVGAGEEAYDTVKPVFKKWASLVVRAGEPGAGTRMKLARNMLTFIGFAAANEAQYLAEAAGIDLAKLGRVVRHSDAQSGGPGAIILRDDMSPLAPDHWLFDMFTHTRGLGEKDLTLALGLGESVGVDLPLARVALQRLADGLGVPHAKEQ; this is encoded by the coding sequence ATGAGTGACACCGCGCCGAAGCTGGGCTACATCGGGCTGGGAAACCAGGGCGCCCCGATGGCGAAACGGTTGGCCGACTGGCCCGGCGGCCTGATCGTCTACGACGTGCGCACCGAGGCGATGACCCCACTGGCCGAGCTCGGCGCCGAACTGGCCGACAGCGTGGCGGACGTCGCGAAAGCGGATGTCATCAGCGTCACCGTGCTCAACGATGCGCAGGTGCGCGACGTGGTCGGTCAGCTGGCCGAGCATGCCGCGACCGGCACCGTCATCGCGATCCACTCGACGATCGAACCGGACACCGCGGCGCAGCTGGCCGAGCGGCTGCGCCCCAAGGGCATTCACATCGTGGACGCCCCGGTCAGCGGCGGCGCCGGCGCGGCCGACAAGGGCGAGCTGGCGGTCATGGTGGGCGCCGGCGAAGAGGCCTACGACACCGTCAAGCCGGTCTTCAAGAAGTGGGCCTCGCTGGTGGTGCGGGCCGGTGAGCCGGGCGCCGGCACCCGGATGAAGCTGGCCCGCAACATGCTCACGTTCATCGGCTTCGCAGCGGCGAACGAGGCCCAGTACCTGGCCGAGGCCGCGGGCATCGATCTGGCGAAGCTCGGGCGGGTGGTCCGGCACAGCGATGCGCAGAGCGGCGGGCCCGGCGCCATCATCCTGCGCGACGACATGTCACCGCTGGCGCCCGATCACTGGCTGTTCGACATGTTCACCCACACCCGGGGACTGGGTGAGAAGGATCTGACACTGGCCCTCGGGCTGGGCGAGTCGGTGGGAGTGGACCTTCCGTTGGCGCGGGTGGCGTTGCAGCGCCTGGCCGACGGCCTCGGAGTACCGCACGCAAAGGAGCAGTGA
- a CDS encoding SDR family oxidoreductase, with amino-acid sequence MGQFDNKVGIVTGAGGGIGQAYAEALARQGAAVVVADINFEGAQKVADGILGEGGNALAVRVDVSDPESAKEMAAATLAEFGGIDYLVNNAAIFGGMKLDFLVTVDPEYYKKFMSVNLDGALWCTRAVYKKMAKRGGGAIVNQSSTAAWLYANFYGLAKVGINGLTQQLSRELGGQNIRINAIAPGPIDTEANRTTTPQEMVADIVKNIPLSRMGQPEDLVGMCLFLLSDEAKWITGQIFNVDGGQIIRS; translated from the coding sequence ATGGGACAGTTCGACAACAAGGTGGGCATCGTCACCGGTGCCGGCGGCGGTATCGGCCAGGCGTACGCCGAGGCGCTGGCACGTCAGGGTGCCGCCGTCGTGGTCGCCGACATCAACTTCGAAGGCGCACAGAAGGTCGCCGACGGCATCTTGGGCGAGGGCGGCAACGCGCTGGCGGTGCGCGTCGACGTCTCCGACCCGGAGTCGGCCAAGGAGATGGCCGCGGCCACGCTCGCGGAGTTCGGCGGCATCGACTACCTGGTGAACAATGCGGCCATCTTCGGCGGCATGAAGCTGGACTTCCTGGTCACGGTGGACCCGGAGTACTACAAGAAGTTCATGAGCGTGAACCTCGACGGTGCGCTGTGGTGCACCCGCGCGGTCTACAAGAAGATGGCCAAGCGTGGCGGCGGCGCCATCGTCAACCAGTCCTCGACGGCCGCCTGGCTCTACGCGAACTTCTACGGTCTGGCCAAGGTCGGCATCAACGGCCTCACCCAGCAGCTCTCCCGTGAGCTCGGCGGCCAGAACATCCGGATCAACGCCATTGCCCCGGGCCCGATCGACACCGAGGCCAACCGCACCACCACCCCCCAGGAGATGGTGGCCGACATCGTGAAGAACATCCCGCTGTCCCGGATGGGGCAGCCCGAGGATCTGGTCGGCATGTGCCTGTTCCTGCTCTCGGATGAGGCCAAGTGGATCACCGGGCAGATCTTCAACGTCGACGGCGGACAGATCATCCGCTCATGA
- a CDS encoding aldehyde dehydrogenase, translating into MSILADRESRLFIDGKLVAGSGGTFQTVNPATEEVLGVAANADETDMSSAIGAARTAFDGTDWSTNTELRVRCLRQLREALQANIEDLRELTISEVGAPRMLTSGAQLEGPVDDLAFSADTAENYAWRTDLGHATPQGIPTNRTIAREAVGVVGAITPWNFPHQINLAKIGPALAAGNTLILKPAPDTPWAAAVLGEIIAEHTDFPAGVINIVTSDDHSVGALLSKDPRVDMVSFTGSTATGRAVMTDAAVTIKKVFLELGGKSAFLVLDDADLNGACAMAAFTVAMHAGQGCAITTRLVVPRAKYDDAVEAAAATLSGIKPGDPNSKRTVCGPVISARQRDRIQGYLDSAIAEGGRFACGGGRPADLDTGFFIEPTVIAGLDNSARVSREEIFGPVLTVIAHDGDDDAVRIANDSPYGLSGTVFSGDDDRAQAVAARLRVGTVNVNGGIWYSADAPFGGYKQSGVGREMGVAGFEEYLETKLIATLAN; encoded by the coding sequence ATGTCGATTCTGGCGGATCGCGAGAGCCGGTTGTTCATCGACGGCAAGCTGGTCGCCGGAAGCGGGGGAACCTTCCAGACGGTCAACCCGGCCACCGAAGAGGTGCTCGGCGTCGCGGCCAATGCCGACGAGACGGATATGAGCTCGGCCATCGGCGCCGCGCGGACCGCCTTCGACGGCACCGACTGGTCGACCAACACCGAGCTGCGGGTGCGCTGCCTGCGCCAGCTCCGGGAAGCGTTGCAGGCCAATATCGAAGATCTGCGGGAACTGACGATCTCGGAGGTGGGCGCTCCGCGGATGCTGACCTCGGGCGCTCAGCTGGAGGGGCCGGTCGACGATCTCGCGTTCTCCGCCGATACCGCGGAGAACTATGCGTGGCGAACCGATCTGGGGCACGCGACACCGCAGGGGATCCCGACCAACCGCACCATCGCCCGGGAGGCCGTCGGCGTCGTCGGCGCCATCACCCCGTGGAACTTCCCGCATCAGATCAACCTGGCCAAGATCGGCCCGGCGCTGGCCGCGGGCAACACGTTGATTCTCAAACCGGCCCCGGACACCCCATGGGCGGCCGCCGTGCTCGGCGAGATCATCGCCGAGCACACCGACTTCCCGGCGGGGGTGATCAACATCGTCACCTCCGACGATCACTCCGTCGGCGCCCTGCTCTCCAAAGACCCACGGGTGGACATGGTTTCGTTCACCGGGTCCACCGCCACCGGTCGCGCGGTGATGACCGACGCGGCGGTGACCATCAAGAAGGTGTTCCTGGAACTCGGCGGCAAGTCCGCCTTTCTGGTGCTCGATGACGCGGACCTGAACGGGGCGTGCGCGATGGCGGCCTTCACCGTCGCCATGCACGCCGGACAGGGTTGCGCCATCACCACCCGGCTGGTGGTGCCCAGGGCGAAGTATGACGACGCCGTCGAGGCTGCGGCGGCAACGCTATCCGGCATCAAGCCGGGCGACCCGAACAGCAAGCGCACCGTGTGCGGGCCGGTCATCTCGGCCCGCCAGCGTGACCGCATCCAGGGCTACCTGGACTCCGCGATCGCCGAGGGCGGCCGGTTCGCGTGTGGCGGCGGACGCCCGGCGGACCTGGACACCGGCTTTTTCATCGAGCCGACCGTGATCGCCGGACTGGACAACTCGGCGCGGGTGTCCCGCGAGGAGATCTTCGGCCCGGTGCTGACGGTGATCGCCCACGACGGCGACGACGATGCCGTGCGCATCGCCAACGACTCCCCGTACGGCCTGTCGGGCACGGTGTTCTCCGGTGACGACGACCGTGCGCAGGCGGTCGCGGCGCGCCTGCGGGTCGGCACGGTCAACGTCAACGGCGGCATCTGGTACTCCGCCGACGCGCCGTTCGGCGGTTACAAGCAATCCGGGGTCGGCCGCGAGATGGGCGTGGCCGGTTTCGAGGAGTACCTGGAAACCAAGCTCATCGCGACGCTAGCCAACTGA
- a CDS encoding TetR/AcrR family transcriptional regulator has protein sequence MSSDPVSTVTGKADGKPAEAPRNRRQEETFRKVVAAGMEMLRESSYADLTVRAVAARAKVAPATAYTYFSSKNHLIAEVYLDLVKQVPYFTDVNDSMTTRVDKAVRALALVVADEPEVAAACTTALMSGSSDPAVRKVRDRIGAEIHKRIRSAVGPDADPRIVSALEMTFFGALVNAGSGAFTYHQIADRLTYVVGLILGEESK, from the coding sequence GTGTCCAGCGATCCGGTGTCAACCGTCACAGGCAAGGCGGACGGCAAGCCTGCCGAGGCGCCGCGCAACCGACGGCAGGAAGAGACCTTCCGCAAGGTGGTCGCCGCCGGCATGGAGATGCTGCGCGAGTCGTCCTATGCGGATCTGACGGTGCGCGCTGTGGCGGCCCGGGCCAAGGTCGCCCCCGCCACCGCCTACACCTACTTCTCGTCGAAGAACCACCTGATCGCCGAGGTGTACCTGGATCTGGTGAAGCAGGTCCCGTACTTCACCGATGTCAACGACTCGATGACCACCCGCGTCGACAAGGCCGTGCGCGCCCTGGCCCTCGTCGTGGCCGACGAACCGGAGGTCGCCGCGGCCTGCACCACCGCTCTGATGAGCGGGAGCAGCGACCCCGCTGTCCGCAAGGTCCGCGACCGGATCGGCGCCGAGATCCACAAGCGCATCCGTTCCGCCGTCGGCCCCGACGCCGACCCCCGCATCGTCTCCGCGCTGGAGATGACGTTCTTCGGCGCACTCGTCAACGCCGGCAGCGGCGCCTTCACCTACCACCAGATCGCCGACCGACTCACCTATGTCGTCGGGCTGATCCTGGGCGAGGAGTCCAAATGA
- a CDS encoding cytochrome P450: MSSPTVDLILDPYSYDFHEDPYPYYKRLRDEAPIYHNEKLKFWALSRHADVVAGFRNSVALSNKHGVSLDPISRNDEAHRVMSFLALDDPGHLRLRTLVSKGFTPRRIRELEGRVTEIAVQHLDAALQSDTFDYVDDFAGKLPMDVISELMGVPDEDRVRIRAQADAVMHREDGVADVPASAIEASGELLVYYADMVKQRRKRPSDDLTSALVEAEIDGDKLTDDEIMAFLFLMVVAGNETTTKLLANAAFWGYKNPDQLAPVFDDHDLVTPWVEETLRYDASSQILARAVVEDITFYDTTVPAGDVLVLLIGSANRDERVFENPDDYRIDREIGPKLVSFGSGAHFCLGAHLARMEARVALTELFKRIRAFEIDEANSVRVHSSSVRGFAHLPMTVQLR, from the coding sequence ATGAGCTCACCCACTGTCGACCTGATCCTCGACCCGTACAGCTACGACTTCCACGAGGACCCGTATCCGTACTACAAGCGATTGCGCGACGAGGCCCCGATCTATCACAACGAAAAGCTGAAGTTCTGGGCGCTGTCCCGGCATGCGGACGTGGTGGCGGGCTTCCGCAACAGTGTTGCCCTGTCCAACAAGCACGGGGTGTCCCTGGACCCGATCTCGCGCAACGACGAGGCACACCGGGTGATGTCGTTTCTGGCCCTCGACGATCCCGGCCATCTGCGGTTGCGCACCCTGGTGTCCAAGGGCTTCACCCCGCGGCGCATCCGGGAGTTGGAGGGCCGGGTCACCGAGATCGCCGTGCAGCACCTCGATGCCGCGCTGCAGTCCGACACGTTCGACTACGTGGACGATTTCGCGGGCAAGCTCCCGATGGATGTGATCTCGGAGCTGATGGGGGTGCCCGACGAGGACCGGGTCCGCATCCGCGCCCAGGCCGATGCGGTGATGCACCGCGAGGACGGTGTCGCCGACGTGCCCGCCTCGGCCATCGAGGCCTCCGGGGAACTGCTGGTCTACTACGCCGACATGGTCAAGCAACGCCGCAAGCGCCCCAGCGACGATCTGACCTCGGCGCTGGTCGAGGCCGAGATCGACGGGGACAAGCTCACCGACGACGAGATCATGGCGTTCCTGTTCCTGATGGTGGTGGCCGGGAATGAGACCACCACCAAACTCCTGGCCAATGCCGCCTTCTGGGGCTACAAGAACCCGGACCAGCTGGCCCCGGTCTTCGACGACCACGACCTGGTCACGCCGTGGGTGGAGGAGACGCTGCGCTATGACGCCTCCAGCCAGATCCTGGCCCGTGCGGTGGTCGAGGACATCACGTTCTATGACACCACCGTGCCCGCCGGCGATGTGCTCGTCCTGCTGATCGGCTCGGCCAACCGCGACGAACGGGTCTTCGAGAACCCCGACGATTACCGCATCGACCGTGAGATCGGCCCCAAGCTGGTGAGTTTCGGCAGCGGCGCCCACTTCTGCCTCGGCGCGCACCTGGCCCGGATGGAGGCCCGGGTGGCACTGACCGAACTGTTCAAACGGATCCGCGCATTCGAGATCGACGAGGCGAACTCCGTCCGGGTCCACTCCAGTAGCGTTCGCGGTTTTGCTCACCTCCCGATGACCGTCCAGCTCCGCTGA
- a CDS encoding SDR family oxidoreductase produces the protein MPRFDPLPDRRPALVAGASSGIGEATAIKLATNGFPVALGARRVEKLQEIVGKIRADGGEAIAVHLDVTDPDSVKAAVEQTVSELGEIEVLVAGAGDTNFGKLHEMSTDEFADQLQIHLVGANRLATAVLPGMIERRRGDLIFVGSDVALRPRPHMGAYGAAKAGLVAMVTNLQMELEGTGVRASIVHPGPTMTSMGWSLPAEKIGPALEDWAKWGQARHDYFMRAADLARAITFVAETPRGHYIANMELQPEAPLADVKDRQKLALGEEGMPS, from the coding sequence ATGCCCAGATTTGATCCTCTGCCCGACCGCCGGCCCGCGCTCGTCGCCGGCGCGTCCTCCGGAATCGGCGAGGCGACCGCGATCAAACTCGCCACCAACGGTTTCCCGGTCGCCCTCGGCGCCCGCCGGGTGGAAAAGCTGCAGGAGATCGTCGGCAAGATCCGCGCCGACGGCGGTGAAGCGATCGCGGTGCACCTCGACGTCACCGACCCCGACTCGGTGAAGGCGGCCGTCGAGCAGACCGTCTCCGAACTCGGCGAGATCGAGGTGCTGGTCGCCGGCGCCGGGGACACCAACTTCGGCAAGCTGCACGAGATGAGCACCGACGAGTTCGCCGACCAGCTGCAGATCCATCTGGTCGGCGCGAATCGGCTCGCCACCGCGGTACTGCCCGGCATGATCGAGCGCCGGCGTGGCGACCTGATCTTCGTCGGATCCGATGTGGCCCTGCGGCCACGGCCGCATATGGGCGCCTACGGCGCCGCGAAGGCCGGCCTGGTCGCCATGGTGACCAACCTGCAGATGGAACTGGAAGGCACCGGGGTTCGCGCCTCGATCGTGCACCCGGGCCCGACCATGACCTCGATGGGCTGGAGCCTGCCGGCCGAGAAGATCGGTCCCGCGCTGGAGGACTGGGCCAAGTGGGGCCAGGCGCGCCACGACTACTTCATGCGCGCCGCCGACCTCGCCCGCGCCATCACCTTCGTGGCCGAAACCCCGCGCGGCCACTACATCGCGAACATGGAACTGCAGCCCGAGGCTCCGCTGGCGGACGTCAAGGACCGACAGAAACTTGCTCTCGGCGAGGAGGGAATGCCGTCATGA
- a CDS encoding cytochrome P450 has product MTTAIVPRVSGGEEEHGHLEEFRTDPIGLMQRVRAECGDVGWFQLADKQVVLLSGAEANEFFFRSSDSELNQAEAYPFMTPIFGEGVVFDADPERRAEMLHNTALRGEQMKGHAATIENEVKKIIADWGDEGEIELLDFFSELTIYTSTACLIGLKFREQLDSRFAHYYHQLERGTDPLCYVDPYLDIESFRIRDESRVKLVELVQEIMNGRIANPPKGKEDRDLLDVLVSIKDEEGNPRFTANEVTGMFISLMFAGHHTSSGTSSWTLIELLRHPEFYAKVQAELDDLYSDGQEVSFHALRQIPNLDNALKETLRLHPPLIILMRVAQDEFEVAGHPIHKGQMVAASPAISNRIPEDFPDPDAFDPSRYEKPRQEDLINRWTWIPFGAGKHRCVGAAFAQMQIKAIFSVLLREYEFEMSQPSETYRNDHSKMVVQLAQPAKVRYRRRQTGGPEHSDRGIEKA; this is encoded by the coding sequence ATGACGACCGCGATCGTGCCCCGGGTTTCCGGCGGCGAGGAGGAGCACGGCCACCTCGAGGAGTTCCGCACCGACCCGATCGGGCTGATGCAGCGCGTCCGGGCCGAGTGCGGGGACGTCGGCTGGTTCCAGCTCGCCGACAAGCAGGTGGTGCTGCTGTCCGGCGCGGAGGCCAACGAGTTCTTCTTCCGGTCCAGCGACAGTGAGCTCAACCAGGCCGAGGCCTACCCGTTCATGACGCCGATCTTCGGCGAGGGCGTGGTGTTCGACGCCGATCCCGAACGCCGGGCGGAGATGCTGCACAACACCGCGCTGCGCGGCGAGCAGATGAAGGGCCACGCCGCCACCATCGAGAACGAGGTCAAGAAGATCATCGCCGACTGGGGCGATGAAGGTGAGATCGAACTGCTCGACTTCTTCTCCGAGCTGACGATCTACACCTCGACGGCCTGCCTGATCGGCTTGAAGTTCCGTGAACAGCTCGACAGCCGCTTCGCGCACTACTATCACCAGCTCGAGCGCGGCACCGACCCGCTCTGCTATGTCGACCCGTACCTGGACATCGAGAGCTTCCGGATCCGCGACGAGTCGCGGGTCAAGCTCGTGGAGCTGGTCCAGGAGATCATGAACGGCCGGATCGCCAATCCTCCCAAGGGCAAGGAGGATCGCGACCTGCTCGACGTGCTGGTCTCCATCAAGGATGAAGAGGGCAACCCGCGCTTCACCGCGAACGAGGTCACCGGCATGTTCATCTCGCTGATGTTCGCCGGCCACCACACCAGCTCGGGCACCTCCTCGTGGACGTTGATCGAGTTGCTGCGCCACCCGGAGTTCTACGCCAAGGTGCAGGCCGAGCTCGACGATCTGTACTCCGACGGTCAGGAGGTGAGTTTCCATGCGCTGCGCCAGATCCCGAACCTGGACAATGCGCTCAAGGAGACCCTGCGCCTGCACCCGCCGCTGATCATCCTGATGCGGGTGGCCCAGGACGAGTTCGAGGTCGCCGGCCACCCGATCCACAAGGGCCAGATGGTGGCCGCCTCCCCGGCGATCTCCAACCGCATCCCCGAGGACTTCCCCGACCCGGACGCCTTCGACCCCAGCCGGTACGAGAAGCCGCGGCAGGAGGATCTGATCAACCGGTGGACCTGGATCCCCTTCGGTGCGGGCAAGCACCGCTGCGTGGGAGCGGCGTTCGCGCAGATGCAGATCAAGGCGATCTTCTCGGTGTTGTTGCGCGAGTATGAGTTCGAGATGTCACAGCCCTCGGAGACCTACCGCAACGACCACTCCAAGATGGTCGTGCAGCTGGCTCAGCCCGCCAAGGTGCGCTACCGCAGGCGCCAGACCGGCGGGCCGGAGCACAGCGACCGGGGAATCGAAAAGGCCTGA
- a CDS encoding ferredoxin: MGCYRINLDEDLCQGHAMCELEAPDVFSVPKRGVVEILDHEPPDELREAVELAVEMCPTRALSITENEKG, encoded by the coding sequence ATGGGCTGCTACCGGATCAACCTCGACGAAGACCTGTGCCAGGGCCACGCCATGTGCGAGCTGGAGGCACCCGACGTCTTCTCCGTGCCCAAGCGCGGTGTCGTCGAGATCCTCGACCACGAACCACCCGACGAACTGCGCGAGGCGGTCGAGTTGGCCGTCGAAATGTGTCCCACCCGAGCACTATCAATCACAGAGAACGAGAAGGGTTGA